A stretch of the Bacillus licheniformis DSM 13 = ATCC 14580 genome encodes the following:
- a CDS encoding MDR family MFS transporter — protein MSETQHKTNQLPIVAVLIMGTFIAILNQTLLTTALPPIMRDLNITPGLAQWLTTVFMLVNGIMIPVTAFLIEKFTTRKLFMAAMSLFTAGTLICALSFSFPALIAGRVVQAAGAGIMMPLMQTVLLLIFPKEKRGSAMGMVGLVIAFAPAVGPTLSGWIVDRYPWEVLFYLLLPFAVIDMIAAHFILKNVTEQTSPKMDVTSIILSSLGFGGILYGFSSAGVAGWTGADVLAGFAVGSVALFWFIWRQLHLEEPILEFRVFKYPMFTLATIIGMVVFMSMIGAATIVPMYMQDMRHFTAMESGMMLFPGAVVMGLMSPITGRIFDKIGARILSITGLTAIFVTTLLLTHLTKTTPFAYLSIVYAIRMVGMGMVLMPVTTAGLNQLPRHLIPHGTAMNNTMRQMSGSIGTAVLITIMTQRALLDPAGPSSDTAMIHGVNLAFMTAAALSGIGLVLSFFIKQHRRGRLDGSKRKQAKGRLAIHEK, from the coding sequence ATGAGTGAAACACAGCACAAGACAAATCAATTGCCGATTGTTGCCGTCTTGATTATGGGGACATTTATCGCCATTTTGAATCAGACGCTTTTGACGACGGCTCTGCCTCCGATTATGAGGGACTTAAACATTACGCCGGGGCTTGCCCAATGGCTGACGACCGTTTTTATGCTCGTGAATGGGATCATGATTCCAGTTACGGCTTTTTTAATTGAAAAATTCACAACGAGAAAGCTGTTCATGGCGGCAATGTCTTTATTTACGGCCGGCACGCTGATCTGCGCCTTGTCATTCAGCTTTCCGGCGCTGATTGCGGGGCGCGTCGTGCAGGCGGCTGGCGCCGGCATTATGATGCCATTGATGCAGACGGTGCTTTTATTGATTTTCCCAAAGGAAAAACGCGGATCAGCAATGGGAATGGTCGGGCTTGTGATTGCCTTTGCTCCCGCTGTCGGACCGACCCTGTCAGGCTGGATCGTCGATCGCTATCCTTGGGAAGTATTGTTTTACCTGCTGCTTCCGTTCGCCGTGATCGACATGATTGCCGCGCACTTTATTTTAAAAAATGTCACCGAACAGACATCGCCTAAGATGGATGTTACTTCAATCATACTGTCTTCGCTTGGCTTCGGCGGCATTTTGTACGGCTTCAGCAGCGCCGGTGTTGCCGGCTGGACGGGTGCGGACGTGCTGGCCGGCTTCGCGGTCGGCAGCGTTGCGCTGTTTTGGTTCATTTGGAGGCAGCTCCATTTGGAAGAGCCGATTTTGGAGTTCAGGGTATTTAAATATCCGATGTTTACCTTGGCGACGATTATCGGGATGGTTGTCTTTATGTCGATGATCGGAGCTGCGACGATCGTGCCGATGTATATGCAGGATATGCGCCATTTCACGGCGATGGAGTCGGGAATGATGCTGTTTCCGGGAGCTGTTGTGATGGGGCTGATGTCTCCGATTACCGGAAGAATTTTTGACAAAATCGGCGCGCGGATTTTGAGCATCACCGGTTTGACGGCGATCTTCGTGACCACATTGCTCTTGACCCATCTGACAAAGACGACGCCTTTTGCATATTTGTCTATCGTCTATGCGATTCGGATGGTCGGCATGGGGATGGTGCTCATGCCTGTTACGACAGCCGGCTTGAACCAGCTCCCGCGCCATTTGATTCCTCACGGAACGGCCATGAACAATACAATGAGACAGATGTCAGGATCGATCGGGACGGCTGTTCTCATCACCATCATGACACAGCGTGCGCTTCTTGACCCTGCCGGTCCGTCTTCGGATACAGCGATGATTCACGGCGTCAATCTGGCATTTATGACCGCTGCTGCATTGTCGGGAATCGGATTGGTTCTCTCATTCTTTATTAAGCAGCACCGCCGCGGACGGCTCGACGGCAGCAAAAGAAAACAAGCGAAAGGCCGCTTGGCCATTCATGAGAAATGA
- a CDS encoding aldo/keto reductase translates to MVSSLKDTVTLHNGVKMPWFGLGVFKVEEGSQVVESVKAAIKNGYRSIDTAAIYQNEEGVGKGIKESGVPREELFITSKVWNSDQGYEKTLAAFDESLRKLGLDYLDLYLIHWPGKDKYKDTWRALEKLYKDGRVKAIGVSNFNVHHLESLLEDAEIKPMVNQVEFHPRLTQTELRDYCKKQGIQVEAWSPLMQGKLLDDQVLTDIAKKYNKSVAQVILRWDLQNEVVTIPKSIKEHRIIENADIFDFELSAEDVEKINALNKDERVGPDPDTMVNGFE, encoded by the coding sequence ATGGTAAGCAGTTTAAAGGACACTGTGACATTACATAACGGTGTGAAAATGCCATGGTTTGGACTTGGAGTTTTCAAAGTGGAAGAAGGCAGCCAAGTCGTTGAATCTGTAAAAGCAGCCATTAAAAACGGATACCGGAGCATTGACACAGCCGCTATCTATCAAAATGAAGAAGGCGTCGGCAAAGGGATTAAGGAATCAGGCGTTCCCCGCGAAGAGCTTTTCATCACGTCAAAGGTTTGGAACAGTGACCAGGGATATGAAAAAACATTGGCGGCTTTTGATGAAAGCCTTCGAAAACTCGGCCTTGACTACCTTGATTTATATTTGATTCATTGGCCAGGAAAAGACAAATATAAAGATACGTGGCGCGCACTTGAAAAGCTGTACAAAGACGGCAGAGTGAAAGCGATCGGAGTCAGCAATTTCAATGTCCACCATTTGGAAAGCTTATTGGAAGATGCGGAAATTAAACCGATGGTCAATCAGGTTGAATTCCATCCGCGCCTCACTCAGACTGAGCTTAGGGACTACTGCAAGAAGCAAGGCATTCAGGTGGAAGCATGGTCTCCGCTCATGCAGGGAAAACTCCTCGATGATCAGGTGCTGACTGACATCGCTAAAAAATACAACAAATCCGTTGCTCAAGTCATCCTGCGCTGGGATTTGCAAAATGAAGTCGTCACCATTCCGAAGTCCATCAAAGAACACCGCATTATTGAAAATGCCGACATTTTTGATTTTGAATTATCGGCGGAAGATGTCGAAAAAATCAACGCTCTTAATAAAGATGAGCGCGTCGGTCCGGATCCGGACACAATGGTTAACGGATTCGAATAA